Within Takifugu flavidus isolate HTHZ2018 chromosome 12, ASM371156v2, whole genome shotgun sequence, the genomic segment CCACAACAGCACATACTGGAGACATCTCCGAGAAGCAGTAACTGAGGAAGAAACATGAACCTCTCACTAGACTGAAAGAGTGACGTTAAATTAAAATTACCGATGCCTTACAAAAATTGAGATTGCTACTTTTATATAGACACGTGGGTAACAATATTATAGTGTCTAAACTTtctaaaaagaacaaaagttaCTAATTTATCCATGGTGGATGGCTACAGATGTTCACAGGACCTTTGATTTCTCCTATTTCCTGTTTAGAAATGGCTGCTTTGCACCGTGTGTAGGTGGGTGCTTGTGGctgtgaactctgaccttcagTGCTGTACGTGATAAAATCTTTATCCAATATCTCAAGAGTAAAATTAGCAACACGAGGCGTGAAGACGGATTATACCTCGCGAAGTCCTCGCGCAGAAGGTCAGTGCTGACTTCTAGAGCCTCGAAGACGTCGTCTCGGATCTGGATCAAGAGTTTACTGTCCTCAGCAAAGGTTTGGGGGTCCGGGTCCCGACCTTTGTCTGTACGAAACTTCAACAGAACTGTGAAGATCAAAACAGAaaggtgaggggtgagggggtAGAAACGGACAACTTTCAAAATGAATTGTGACTTCACGGAACAACCAGACTTCTGTTACTACACCCATCAGAAAAATCAGACCCCCATTGCACCATCAGCCACTGAACTTCACCGGGCCTACACTTCCACTCATCAAAAAAGGAACGCACCCATACAGAAACCCGTGCAATCAAAGAGCGCATCATCTGTCTCCATCCGCACCACATGGTCACGCCATCAACACTTTGCCCCCACATTTCCTGTTCGTCCATAAACTCAAACCACATGAGGAAATCAAACCACCCCGCAACGATTTCCACGGCTGCAGTGCACTCGACTATTGTGGTGATGAGTCAGTTTCATACTGCAGCCCTGCCCTTTATCACTCAAACTTTGAAGGGTGTTGAAGATGGGCACAAACGGcatcacaggaaatgaaacagaatTTCATAAGAAAAcctaaaaatataaaacagagGTGTTATCTCAAATCAAGTCTAGTGATGACACAAATTTGACTATATGGGTTAACGCGGGtggaaaatataaatacaaatacattttCTGGGATGTGTgaaggttttttccccccaataactaataaataataaaagtggCAGATTCTCCAAATAGATCAGAGAAAATACTGCAGAACAAACGCACGCCAATGGTGACACCGTTCCTGGTGAGATAGGAAGCTGTGCAGGATTGTAACAGCGGAAGAGCTACTTCCTCATCTTCacccaaaacaacaaaccacTGGCTCCAACCATAGACacaaacaagatgaaataaCGCAGCCctttcgcacacacacacacacacatatatatatatatatacatatacatgtatatacatatatacacatacatattcatatatatacatacacacacacacaatatatatatacatacatacatacacacacacacacacacacatatatatacatacacatatatattaaACGAAACGGGAGTGGGTTCACCCACGAAAGGTCACGTCCTCTCAGACCCAAAATTAGCCGCCCATGTTTAGATTCGTAGAATTGTTGTTGTTAAGGTCTGTTTGGCATGTAGATTCAAATATTACTGACTATTTTCAGCTTTTCGTAAAAattcatttcaaatgaatattTTCTTCTAACTGCAATTCCAATTCATCACCACTTTTAATGTATCATGATATTTTTCTCCCATAAAATGTGAAGGAAACAAAGGTCTGaaattttaaactgattttattttagtATTTATTTGGTATCTAATGTGCATTTAGGATGTTTACAAATGCCCAGCTGATGAGGCGtgcatttcttctttctttttttattacattCAGTTTTTTTTGCCTGTTCTGccaaagagtgaaaaaaaagatattttgaGACAGAAAATAGATTTTCGGGGTCTACAACAGATATGGTtatttcctgttgttcctgctgTAAAGCGGCATAGGTGCAGGGCTGTTCTCTATTCTACGTTCAGTGCACATGACTGGTCATGGACGACCTGTGATGGAAACTATGGTGTAGCGTGCCCTTTACGTGGATGTTCCCTAAAGCTCATACGAAATTATTCAGGTGcaacgtttaaaaaaaacaaaaaaacaagttggtgatatttttaaaagcaaaattgatgccagtgtttatttttctggtgAAAATCTTTGATGATTAGTTAAGCTCCTGCTAATTCGGGTCACTCTTGACCACACTGCTCCATAAGCAACAATCACAACTAAATTAAAACTGTGTCGTTTGCATTTCACGTGCGTTTCAGTTTCCTATTTCTAAACCTTTTTAGACCTTTGTTGCATTTGCTCATTTTTCCATGACAGAAATTCTATTCTAGGATATTTTAATTACCGTGTAGCATGAAGTAGTCCGCCGGCGTCTTCTTGAGACGGGCTTTGGCTTTTTCACTTGTCCAGTCGACCCCCAGAGCCTCCTTCAGAGTGCAGAAGCTGGTTGTCTAATACGAATGATATTAATACTCGTTAGCAATTGAGAACTAAACTAGTTTATTCAACCACTATGAACATAAGTACTTTCATTCATTTAGTTTGAGATGTGACACGTCAGCCACCTTTTTCACCACGATGGTCTCATTGATGTCCACCTTGGCTTTCTTTGCTTCAGGACCGCCAGAATTTCCGGTTGGTTTGACTAATTTCGGTTTTTCCCTgtaatacaatttaaaaaatgacatgaaATATTTAGCAAATGTATCCACAGCAGTTGACGTACCGGTACTTATTTTTAATTGACGGCCTCCACAGATATGTGCTAGATACTTAGAAGATTAAAAATCTTTGCCCAAAGTGTATCCTGAAGTTACTGTGTAAGAATCAGATCCATCTAATTAACGACAAGTGACTTAAAATTGTTTCAGTTCAATGCAGTTTACATAAAGTAACACTATAATAACTTTTACTCCTTTTTTATAAACGGTATTCATGCTTAAAACTCACCATAAACAGTTGCTTACACTTACTCAATGTACTTGTGCTCCTGTCCTAGGTTGCAGAACATGTAACCGTAGTAACCATAGACATCACCGCAGAAGACTTTAATATTGTGCTGAGAGCAGAGCCGGTCAATCCGCACCATCAGGTCTTTGGAGCAACCTGTCAGACAAACCTGTGGGTTTAAAACCCAGCATGATACAGGAGAACCTGTTAAGAACGACCGTTCTTTCAAAAACAAGGATACAGACATTGTGAATTTAGACTCGTTGGTTATAATCCaatgttaaagacaaaaacacagccGATTACTTGGCGCATCCCTGGATCACAGACCTGTGGCCGGTTTTATTGGTAATATTGTTGCTGTGCTGTGTTGATTTCTGAATGATTTAAGGTCACAAACTCACTGACCATGAATcgtaaaagaaaatattttccaaaaaCTTACACATTTTCGGTGGTAGCTACAGTTGCATATTATGACAGATCGACTCCTGATGAGCATAAAGTAAATAAGCAAAAACAAGGGTGGGCTGATGTAAGAAAGCAGACAAATGAATGGTATCTTTATCCTGCAGAGCCATTACAGCACACCCAAAACACCCTTACTGATAAAACTACGTTTCTGATACATGCAGTCAAAACAACAGGCTCGAGAACCCATTTTCTCAAACTGGACGTGTATTTGTGCTACTTAGTATACTGGTAATCAGGTGGGAAAATAGAACATTGACTATTCCACTGAATCAATGACAGTTTaatataaaaatagaaacacagaaacagccaATGGACTAACGCATGGGAGAACATTACTAGAGGCCAATTTATCATTGGAATAATTTTTTAACACTGcccagcctttttttccccaacagctGATGTGATCAGCCATGTCTCTCTGCTAATGTATACCCTGTCCTACGTCTGCCCCCATATAACCCTCTTCCTCCTGACCTTCTCTTTATACCGTCTGAGTGAGGAAGAATGTGGAAGATTCAGCTGTAACAAGATgggggagacaggaagacttATTCTTCCTGTGTGCTCAGCCTTCTAACCTGCACATCATTAGGTAAAACCAAGTCTATGTCTAGACAGATAGATACCAGGACAAAGTAACATATAGATATATGGAAATAGATAAAAGTAATAAATGTGGAAAAGCCTTAATAGATCTACTGTAGACAAGTAGGCTGGTTGTTTTTGAGAGCAGTCAGACGTAGGTAAATTTGGTATAACTTGGTGCAGATGTTTTTTGATGCAGTCTTGCGGCCCAGTTGGACTGAGGCAGCCTTCGTCCATGACATTGGTTAGTAGCAACACCTAGTGGCCAGACTAAGAAATGCAAGAGGGGACGCTTTAGTCATTTCCATTTCGTACTGACCGCTTCAAATTCTAGAAAAAAGTCATCCGATTTCTCCTCAATTCTGTCGGAGTCAGCGTGGACCTTCACCATGGGGTTGAGGTTCTGGGCCCGCTCCAGAGAGGCCTGTGCACGATTTTTACCCTGAGCTGTTACTGGAACCAGGAACTGAGCGCGACACGACTCCTCAGACACCTGGCAGACACACATTGAAGCAGTATTGTACATATTAAGAGCTTCTTTGAACACAAACAAGAAACTTGCAGTACAGAAAGCTATGTAAATTCGCACAGTGTGTGCGAATTTACATAGCTTGAAAACTCAGCTTCCAATCTGGAACTGTACTGAGGAAGAACAAAATGTTATACAAATACAATAAGGAAACGGTTATAACGACATGTGGAAATAGTGGAATAATAAACCacagacacaggagacacataATAATCAAGGACAGCAGGACTCCTGTAAGGTTCAAGTACTGTATTAACCAAGCACTTGATTCCACTATGGCCAGGATGACGTAGAAACTATAAATCTAGTGGATATCCACAGTCCGACAATATGCAGGACAAAAAAATTGTTTGTGTAGTATATTAACAAGCATTTTTTGTGTAGTACCTGTTCGTGGTCTAGCAAAGTAAGTTCTTTAACACCAGCTAGGATTAAATTTTTGGCAACTTCTGCTCCAAGACCACCCAAGCCTGCAAGGAGGACGCGGGAACCACGCAACCTTATGGACAGAAGGCATAGAATGCAGAACATATGTCATGAAAATGTTATTtgtttgcacatttatttttgtgttaaaTGTGATGTCTATTAAAGCATAGATGTGAGAAAGCATTTCACGTCCAGCAAACGGagaacaataataacaataaattaaaaagaagtttatttaaatgaacattaaCGAAGTTTTAGAATCGAATCTGCAGGGCAATACGACTTCCACAATTCAAGGAATCCCACTGTGAAAGACGACTTCCTCAACTTCAGTACTAGCACCATCTTGGACAACAATTGCATCGAGACAATGCCTCCATGCACAAATACATAAACTAGCCTCGGTTTTCTCACGAACAATCGACCAATATTGCCATGTTCAACAAGAAACAAACTTTGCAAACTTTTGCAGTTTCTACAAACGCATTCGATACCCAACAACACCATCAAAATCACTTCTGGGTGAAGCTACCGTCTGCAAATGTTCAGCTGGAGCGCAAATCAAGCTAACAAACCTCTTTTGTGCATCGAGCCCCCACAGACGGATCTGTCTGTCATACTGGGCTGCCTCCTCCTCGCTAATAAACGGGTCCTCCATTTCGATCATATCGATTGTTGGAATTTGCAATTTAGACTGAAATTACGTCCTAAATCAGCCCTTAATTCACACGAACCGTATGTCGCTACAAGTGACACGAAGATCGCGCTCCAGTCGCAGGTTGATGACGTTCTTGCGAACCACTCTTTTGAGattcttgttttcattttacattttaattaattatgtATTGTGAATATACATATTTTTCTGATTGTACCACACGATTAATTCTGGTTTGTGCtgctaaaaataataataacatctattattattattattagtagtagtagtcgtagtaatagtagtagtatcattaatatctttttatttttccggTTTTTCCCTTCAGGGGTCTTCTGAATCCTTTTCTCTCACACCAACTACCTTCATCCTGGTCAAGAGAACCTCAGCATCTTCGTACCATACATTCTGTTCACAAATGCTCACTTCTGCCCTTAGTCTAGCTTCAACTACCTTTCCCCATaacttcagtcttcaggctttCTGTGAGCGCTGTCACCCTGCGAGTCAAACTCGGGGGGATGTTTGCACCTTTTCCTGTTCGGCTATTTCCGCGACCCACGTCGACGTTAGTGATGACGTCAGACGTTAACAGACCGCCCCCTTTTCTTAGGAGAAGACGGTCGGCCATTTTATGCTTTTCAGTCGTCATTTCGCTTCAGTAGGACGGAGAATACCAGGATTCACTTTCATCAATTTCTCTTACAACTGTAATGGAGAATTGCCTACTATGAACAGAATATCTTCCTAAATCCAATCAATTAGATCCTAGTGAAGTGGCGCATAATCCTGTAGATTCCAGTGCCGTTGTAATTTTTTGCACCTCAATGTAGCTAACGATAGAGGAAATGGCTGTGGAAAGCATGACTGTCCATCCAAACTCCCCAACTACCAACCACGAACACAACAGTCTCCTGACTGACGAAAGGTCGAGTAATTCTACAGTCATATTTAAGTGAAAGTATTGACTTGTCCTGTGCTTTTATACAAAGGCccagggtttgtttttctttttctgtcagaAGGATAAAACGCCTTTTCTGGGAAACCATTACAGAGGTAAAGAAACGCCATGTTGACAGAGCAGCGCCAACTGGGAGGCCATATACCACATGGAGTTACCTTCTTCCCTTAAATTTATTACGTTATCACAATCAGCGATTAATCGACTA encodes:
- the sae1 gene encoding SUMO-activating enzyme subunit 1 yields the protein MIEMEDPFISEEEAAQYDRQIRLWGLDAQKRLRGSRVLLAGLGGLGAEVAKNLILAGVKELTLLDHEQVSEESCRAQFLVPVTAQGKNRAQASLERAQNLNPMVKVHADSDRIEEKSDDFFLEFEAVCLTGCSKDLMVRIDRLCSQHNIKVFCGDVYGYYGYMFCNLGQEHKYIEEKPKLVKPTGNSGGPEAKKAKVDINETIVVKKTTSFCTLKEALGVDWTSEKAKARLKKTPADYFMLHVLLKFRTDKGRDPDPQTFAEDSKLLIQIRDDVFEALEVSTDLLREDFASYCFSEMSPVCAVVGGVLGQEVVKALSQRDPPHRNFFFFDGRTGNGVVDYFGP